The genomic interval aaatttaaaaaagtgaATAAGAGATGCAAGGAGagtgagaaagagagagagaaaaccacaAATGAGAGAAGTATAGAAAGATGGTTTAGATAGAATAGAAAATTTAGATTGAAAATCTGGATTTTCTAATTTTGAAGATCTTTATAAACAAAATGGATATTTGctatgaaaatataataaaatatagataaaactaaaaattagatttaaataaataaatttttaatggaTTAGTGtaagagagaaataaataaattctcaTGCGTGATTGAGTAGCCATGCATGAATATCAGTCTCACGAGCTCCGATAATTTTATTGATATGAATGATCAGTCACACATGTGAAATAATTACAGTATGTGTGACTAACTAGTTATGCGTAAACACTAACAATGTGTGGTCGCAAGAATGATTTGTCATAGGTGTACAATTACATAGTCACAATAtgtgttttattttatgatgTTGTTTGAATTTGCTCAGATGGCAGTTTCATTGGGAAATGTATGCCGAAAGTTTAAGGTAATGTGTGCTTGCAAGTAGATGAGTGGTTTGTTGATGGAGTAGCCTTTGGGCTATATGTGTTTGGTTGAGAGTTTCATAGGAGAGTGAGTGCATTGGGTGGAGCAGGTATAAGGTTTTAATGGTGGATTCTGTATAAGGTTGAATTAAAGTGGTTGGCATTTTTATAATGTGGATCATTCAACTTCGACTGCATGCCTTCAATGTTTGcaataaataatcaattttcAATCACCCaacttaagttttttttttaaaagatgatGACTGgcaacaattttattataagatAGAATAACACATTAATTAAATCATAATAACATTTTTGACTGGTTTACAGTTATGAACAAAGATTAACATAATGTCAAGAAtagaaaattgattttaaattgaataaattatcattgaaattaaaagagtatagtatatatataaaataaaattgtactatataaaagaaatataaaatctAATTATATCTTCAATCAACTAATCATGAATTATATACgatacaataattaataaatgatttccttaataattaattaagtaatataataactaataatatcATATAATTCATATGTTATgtctaaaattttgataagaatataaaaaatttaaaaaattataaattatttcaacacatatttgtataatatttaataaaaatattatatttatatattataaatgaatcacttattaatatttcaaataacTTCAACattaaactttatttaaaaaatcaaccTGAAATCTAAATAATAATTCAAGTTAATGTTCACAAATTGAAGGATGTAAACTTTTTCTAAAATGTAAAAATTCAATTTGTGAATATtgatcaaaattattatttagatCTCAtgttgattttttaaataagatttgaTGTTTAAGTAAGTGATTcatctataatatatataaatatgttaaaaatattatatctaatatgtgttgaaataatttttaatttttaaattctctatatttttattaaaataacaaacataatataaatatcaatatcaattattatatgatattataattatgttaaaataacaaacattatatgatatatataaatatgttaaaaatattatatcaaatatgtgttgaaataatttttaatttttaaattctctgtagttttattaaaataacaaacataatataaatatcaatatcaattattatatgatattataattaaaaattcaaactaaatttagatatataaaagtaaaataaataataatagttttcggataataaattagaattttGTAAATATCTGATTAGAGATCAAAgtgaatttttaatatttataaatttgttggtatattttaaaatttatttttgatataatatttttctaaactttaaaattaaactgtataaaataatatttcattataaaagtaatttttaaaacaaaaaatgtaatttttttttgttaaagattgagaatatttattttatttattcaagacgaaaatattttttttaaattgactTAATAACCTGGATCCGAACCAAATTAACAACCGTATCCGACTAatctaataatttaaaatgatcaaatattaaatttggATTATACTTGATTGTGAGATTTCATCAGATACAACCCtaacctttttcttctttttcttcctttcttctctcttCTTCCGCTTCAACCGaatctccctctctctctctctgctccAACGTCGTCCCCTTCCGGCTCACCTGCGTCGGCCACGCCCTTCGCTCACGCACCTGTTTCCACTTCCGACCGCCGCAATCACCTGGGGGacagttttcaattttgtgatcTTTCAAAACCCTACCTTCGGATATACTAGCGGTGCACTCTCTGTTACGAATTAGCAATCAGTGCTCCTCTCTTGGGTAACATTTCCGACCATATTAAACCCTCTTTGCTGTATTTTCGATTATCTGTTCcctatttattttaaatgatcTCTTATGAAAATAATGCAAAATGTTCGTTGTATATATTGTTGCAATCCGTTTGTTCCTTGCCCCCTTCATACTTGATGAAATGCCCAAATGTACCACAAGTTAGGATATGTATAATGTTTCAATGATGTATACCTTTCGGCCGTTATTTGTTGCTACTGTTGGGAATATAAACATGAACCTATGTGGTATTTGTGTATGGATTTTACTAATATAGCTTATTCGTTGCTGGCCAATCCTTTACTAGGACTCTCATCATATGGACAGCTCACGCCAGGATAAAGTTAGAAAGTTTGAAGAATTTGTTGACAAACGTTTGAAACCGGATCTTATTCATGCGATTAATCAACGGGACAAGGTTTTTGAACAACAGAAAATTTTTGCTGATCTTCGAAGAAATATTGAAAGCCTAGAGAAGAATAGTGTAACCAGTCTAAGGACATTGGTCAATATTGGGTCTGAAGTATACCTTCAGGCAGAAGTGCCAGATACACAACGCATATTTGTGGATGTAGGATTTGGATTCCACGTGGAGTTTACTTGGTCTGAAGCTCTGAACTACATAGAAAAAAGGGAAGAAAAGATAACCAGGCAGATAGAGGAGTACACCCAATTGATTGCATCAATTAAAGCCCAAATTAAGCTTGTTTGTGAAGGGATTCGAGAATTACTTCAACTACCAGCTGAGAAATCCGTACCAGAGCggatattttgatatttactAAATATATACCAAGTTTTTCATATCTTTCGCTATCATTGCAAGATGTAAAGAAGaaatgcaaatgaaccgaacagagATTCATATTTATCCACCCCAAAATGTTGCGTCTCTTTCTTTGACCTTGTACCCAAGTACAGGAAGATACATCAAATGCTTTTAGGCTTTCTAGTCACCCTTTTAGTTATGGGGCCAGTGTTTATTATTGTACCATTGTGATGCCTCAACCTTGTAATATTTCAAGGCGAGGTTTGTTTTATAGTCATTGGGTTTTAACTCGATGGTTAGGGAATTTTCAATATCAGACTTCAGTTTTTTTTTGTCAGCAAATCAGGCTTGAGTTTATGggaaaatatttgtaaaatggGCTAATTTTGTTTTGCATTAAAAGAATTTGAATTACTAATATACAAAATACTAGTGGAAAGCtcgacaaaaaaaaatatgatattgtTGAATAAGATGACATAAAATAGTGTTTCCTTGTCTCCGACTCGAGTGTTGGCACTTCGAAAGGTTCATGTGATCATTGCAGTACGAAACATGATGTCTGCAAAAGAAGCTAAACAACGTATACTAGAAGAGAATGAGTCTGCACGAGTCGACATAATGAAGCTCGATTTGTGCTCACTCAATTCTGTGACATCTTTCGTCGACAACTTCATAGCTCTTGATCTTCCTCTCAATATCTTAATTTTGGTTTTCCTTTTAATTTTACACCACACCTTCAAATCTCATGTATACTCAATTTCTGAGTTCATTAATGTCTGAGTTAGTCATTCCTAATATGGATCATATCATTGGGTTTTCATGTCAGAAACAATGCTGGAGTAATGTTCTGCCCCTTAAAACTCTCAGAGGACGGGATTGAGATGCAGTTAGCAACAAACCATCTTCGTAAAGTCTCAAGATTCTTGCATGACGTTCTTTGGTTTACTCCTTTGTCTTGCATGacattcaattttatttgttgaaATGAAAACAACAGCTACAGAATTACGTTATTATTCATTGTAAGTATTGAATGAAATATTTATTGGCCTCAATCTAACTCCCCAGACGAAAAACCAGATGATCAGCATACCCGAAAGACAAATAATTCAGAAATCTATTGGGAAGACATCATTGCTTACATTTGACAATGATGTCCTTGTGTggatttacaaaaataaataatctcaTATATACAGAAGCAACCAGTTTAGTCCAATTTCATAGATAATCTCTACGTCAGGCCGTGTTCATCAGAAGCTCTTTTCAGCAGGAAATTATCACATAATCTCGAAACCTGTGATCTGGGTCAAATTCTCAGCGAGTTTGATCATGCTCCCACAAGCCCACAGCTCGCACCACGCAAGCAGAAGCCGCCACAATTGCTGCTGCAAAGACGGGTGGAACGAATAGGTCAATCTTAGACTTGATGAACATATGAGGAGGAAAACACAGGATGTCTCCTGGAACATCCAAGGGCATTCTAATGGAGCCACCAGTGCTGCACTTCTGAGAGAACGAAGCGGAGGGGGATATAGCGGAGACAAACGCCACCTGCGGTGAGATAGAAGCCACTGCCACCGTCAACGTTAGAAGTGTTATCCAAGTGGCAGCATAGGTTACTAAAGGCCATGTGAAGTGTAAACGGACCAGGTTAGAGAACCAGAAAAAAGACATGGTCGGAAGATCTAGGATGGTACTTGGTGGTTGATAAGATAGTTGATGTAGTCTATATAAACAAGACAGGAATGCAGTGAAATTGGTGCGAAACTACCTAACCATAGCTACTTTTTTAGTGATTTTGGTAAGGAAAAATGGTAAGTGATGGACCAATGAGTATTGAAGTGGAGGATGACTTTAGAGACTCCTACGATGGGCTTGTTACAGGCCATGCTTTATGGCTTCGGTTTAGTTTTAGACTGGATAGTGACTTTCGCACCTTAAAAAATTGAGAGCATTCTACACGTGGAAACAAAACAGGGTAGTTGGCGGATTCGTTCTTTCCGCACTTTAGTTCACAAACATTAAATCGAAACTCTGCTTCTAGTTTTTCACATTTTAGGTCAAGACGTCCTCTTCTGCAGGTTACATATATAATCTTTTTGGtactgagaaaaaaaaaatcagagaaGATTATTACTCCCTTATAAGGCCAGAAAAGATCAATGAGAATTTATAAAACAACCTGTTTTAGTGAATACATATAGATACATTACACATAAGCTTGGGCATGTTTACTAGAAACTTTACATAAAAAACAGTGCAAAAGCAACTATTAATTGCTTTCGCGGAATCACGTCCAGCCAGCGGTAACAAATGTGTTACCGAACACACTGATAGTTGTCACAATTTATACAGCTCATTCAACTGAAGGAAATTTCACCATAACATAAAGACAATCCAGATTGGACGTGTTGCTCGCGAGAAGACAGAATGAAACAATGTGTACACAAAAATCTACAGTTTTGTAGTTGAAGCAGCTTTAAATTCGGTGACTGGTGGAGGATGATGATGTGTACCCCACCTTCAGAGCAAGCGATAGAAAAATGCAGAATGAGACACAAAGGAAAGCAAGCATAATCACAAGCACAGATTTGAACGAGATGAGCGGGGCGAAAAAGAACACGATAGCAATTGTTGCGCATTGCCATATCTTTAGCTGCGCAAAAGCCCCTTCCTGCAGCGGAAAGCAACAGAGACTTGGCATTAGAGGCAACTTAAACTAAGGTCGTACTAGAATAAACTTTTCCATTAATACTTTTCggaggaaaaaaaatataaggataaaattcaATGATATTTTCTCGTGTATTAAAATCAACTTATGCATTTCTACAAAAGTTTCGACAAATGTTAAgtatat from Phaseolus vulgaris cultivar G19833 chromosome 1, P. vulgaris v2.0, whole genome shotgun sequence carries:
- the LOC137814373 gene encoding uncharacterized protein encodes the protein MDSSRQDKVRKFEEFVDKRLKPDLIHAINQRDKVFEQQKIFADLRRNIESLEKNSVTSLRTLVNIGSEVYLQAEVPDTQRIFVDVGFGFHVEFTWSEALNYIEKREEKITRQIEEYTQLIASIKAQIKLVCEGIRELLQLPAEKSVPERIF
- the LOC137814374 gene encoding uncharacterized protein: MSFFWFSNLVRLHFTWPLVTYAATWITLLTLTVAVASISPQVAFVSAISPSASFSQKCSTGGSIRMPLDVPGDILCFPPHMFIKSKIDLFVPPVFAAAIVAASACVVRAVGLWEHDQTR